The Photobacterium sanguinicancri genome includes the window TAACCAGGTAATGGCAAAACAAACAAAAAGCTCACCATTGTTGGTTCTAACTTCAATACGCTACCTAACAACACACCAGCCGCGGCTTCAAATACTGCAATACCCGCAAAGGTAGCAATAAGGCATAAAACATAGCCTTGGAACTGGCGGTTACTGACAACATAGCGGTAACTTACCCATACTTTTTCTTGGCGACGATTTTGCGGTGGTAACGTTTCAGTGAAGAACATCATCATCGCCACCGTGACTAACGCACCAAATAGAAGCAAGAAATAGTAGCTAGCTGTCCAATCAAAGTAACTCGATAAATAACCACCAAGCACTGGCGCAAGCAAAGGAGAAAAAATAATCCCCATACTGACTAAGCTATTAGCACGATGTAAATCAGTGCCGTTATAGCAGTCACGAGTCACAGTACGGCACATTGCCCCACCACAACCAGTACCCATACCTTGAACAAAGCTCGCCAATAAGAACACTTCATAACTAGGCGAAAATATAGCCATCACGGTACCGCCTAAGAAAATCACCATACCAATGATGATCACAGGGCGACGTCCTATGCGGTCAGACAGTGGACCATAAAAGAACTGAGATAAGCCATACGGAATCAAATACGCTGCCATTACCGCTTGAAGGTATGAAGATTCAACGGAAAAGAAATCCGACATAGCCGGAATAGCAGGTACGTACATCGTCTGGGTCATCTGACCAACAGCGGCTAAGATGATTATTAAAAATAACAGACGAGCCATTTTAGTTTCTGGTGATTGCTGAGTCACAACCAAATCCCTCACAACAGAACAATATATTAAAGACGAGTTTCTCATTGAGAAAAAATTGTCCTATCGCAGAATTTTACTCCAACCATAACTCATAAGGTAAATCTATAATCTACCTTAACGATATTATTTAGTTTCTATATCTGCTTTAAGATGCGCAGATAGTAAAGCCGATGATGAAATCTGGCAAGAAAATAGCGTGTTACTCAGCACTATTCTTTATTATGATTTGGATTAGAAAAAGTAATGTATTTTCAGTGGGGAAATCAGCACGCCGTCCTCTACTGAGAATTAGCATAATACCACTTCCTTTTTCCTGAGGCCTATGGACTGCTTACTCTGCATAAATACAGAATATTCGCGCTTATCCACAAGCATAAAAAAACGCCTCACAAGGAGGCGTTTTTAGAATTATATCTATCAGCTATATTAATCGAAATTAAAGCGGTGCTTACCGTGTGAAGCTTTGGTTTTCAGGTAACTTTCATTACCGTCTTTAACATGCGCTTTTGTACCAACAACCTCGGCGATAGTAATACCGTTCTCTTCTAATTCACGGATCTTCTTTGGGTTATTCGTTACTAAACGAATCGTACTCAAGCCAAGTGCTTTAAGCATTAATGCTGCTTCAGTAAAATCACGTAGATCATCACCAAAACCAAGGTGGTTATTTGCCTCGTAAGTATTCATACCTTGGCTCTGTAGCTCATAAGCATCAATTTTGTTGTAGAGGCCAATACCACGCCCTTCTTGACGAAGGTATAAAATAACACCACCTTGCTCGCCCATCTTATTGATGGTTTCATCAAGCTGTTCACCACAATCACAGCGTGATGAATGAAAAACATCACCAGTCAAACATTCAGAATGCATGCGAACTAGTGGCACTGACGCTAGTTTATCAGCATCACGGAAAATTACCGCAACATGCTCTTTACCCGACTCAAGGCCATTAAATGAAAGCAAATCAGCAGGAATATTGCTCTTAAGACCAACTTTAAAAGGCACTCTCGCCCTTACATTTACCATCTTATTCCTAAGTACTTCTTCTTTATGGCCCGAGAACAACGGGTCATACAATTATTCATTCCTTCAGGATCACCCCAAAGGCACATATCTAGGCGTAAAATACACACCATCTCTTTTTCAGTAAGATACAAGAAGAAAACGATAGTGGTAATTCGACCAACTCTTAGTTTGATAATAGCTAAAATCAATCAGTGAAAACAGGTTTGTCCTTACGATCGCCCCATTACGACCAATTGAAAACAACCAACTGGCTAGATTACATACGCTCGTACTCTAAATAAAAACAAAGATGAACAGCGTAGTATGTTGATGACACCAACTTAATAAGCATCAAGGCGCACTTTGTGCAACTAACAGCCATAAACAAGCGCTATTAATTTAAGCTGCTAATTACCAATCAATGAATGCCTGTAGATTATTGTTATATTATAACAATTACAACCCTTTAATTTATAGGGTTAAATTGAAAAGTCTAGCTATAGTGTTTTTCTACTCTTGGATGCATACATAAGCAAGAAGAAAAAATCGTAAAAAAAATCACCCCACCCATAATCACTAATAACCGTTGCCAGTCCTCTCCCATAGCAAGCCTGACACTCAACATGCCATAGGTGGTGTAAATCCAAAATAGTCCACCACTAAAGAGCGTTACTTGACATACACGTAAAATATAATGCTGTCGAATTAGCAGTAAAAGTGGGGATAATAATAAAACACCAAATGCAAAAAAATGACCAAACCGCAAACTATGGGCAGCCAGTAGCCACAAGCTAAGCACAATAGGAAGATATAGCATGACGGTAATCAAGGTGTTTTGTCGAGAGTGTCGATGAGAGTTAGAGGTAGTGTTCATGGTAAATCTCATGCAGGATAATAACATGTAATATATATACACCTTATTATCCTGTATCACGAGCGCTTTTCAAAAATAGATTGAGTTAATCAGCTATATTTGACGATCATCAATTTCGTCAGCAAGCTGAATAAGCCGTGTTAAAATACGCTCACCATCGGCTTTTAGTCCATTGTGTTCATATTCATTTGTTTCCCATGCTTTAGCGTTTTTCAATGTTGTGAGCGTTTCTTTGCTATACGCATATTCAACATACATATCTTCAAGGTAAACGGCGGCAGCAACTGGAACAGTATTGCGAGCTAACTGATCAACATCATACAACAGCGGCCAATCTGACTTTTCAGCTAATAAGTCCGCCGCGGCTTTTAATGGCTTTAAACATTCCAGCTGATCAAACATCCAAGGGAAAACCATTTCACCCGTGAAACAGAAGTCTTGCCCTTTTTGATAATGACATTGAGGGTATTGATCGCGAACACGATGCGCAGACCAAGCCGACGCCGTATGCTGGCAGTAAATCGATTCATGCAAAATCGCATAAATAGGATTAGTTTGGTAGGCCTGCTCCATCAGCATGCTATTTAAAAAGGCATAACTCAGCTCACGTTTATCATCTACTTCAACAAAGGCATCTTCAAGCAAGTAGTACATAGGGAGTTCAGCGCCGCTTCTGCCTAAATTAATCCCAATCAACTGAAATTGTTCAACGGTGAAATGTTGCCCATTAGGTAATAACACATGATTATCAACAAGGTAGTTCGCAATTTCATTACAGCGTTGCTGGGCAGAAGGAAAACGTGAAAAGAATTGTGCGTTCTTATCCAAAACACGTTGATATGTGGCCTGATACACATCATCAGCATGGCGTGTTAACGAAGCAAGCCCACCAGTAATAAAGGCCTGGGTAAGACTCTGAGGGTAATATGACAAATAATGGAGGGCACAAAATCCACCAAAGCTTTGTCCGAGTATCGACCACTGCTTCACTTTCAGAGCCTCACGAATAAACTCAGCATCACGTACAATATTATCCGCTCTAAATTGTGCTAGGTACGCCACTTGCTGATCAGTTGATTGACTGGCCAATGTTTGATGAGAAATAACCGTACTCTGCCCAGTACCGCGCTGATCAAGCAGCAACACACGGTATTCTTGTAGCGCACGCTTTAGCCAACCGCTATTGCTGTCTGGACGTGGCGAAGGGAAACCGGGGCCACCTTGTAAATATACCAACCAAGGCAAGTCAGTATCTTGTTGTTGCTTGGCAACAATCTCTCGCGCAAAGACAGTAATCGTCTTCTCTGAGGGATAATCGTAGTTAAGAGGGACTTCAAATGAATGCGGCCGATAAACAAGATCACCATCGATAAAAGTTGTTTGCACGTATTCCTCCGTGAAAAGTTAAAGTCATGTTGAGAATTTCTCGAGATAACCATCATATATCAAGCACCACAAGGACGCGAAAGCACATTTCCCCCATACGTAAAAACAGTTAACTTTGACGCTAAGCCCTTCAATTAGAGCAAGAAAAAGGTGGGCTTTTAATCAACTAATACGAAATTTGCCACTCGCAATTGTTATTTTTGTGAAAATCTCTAAAATTACGCCATCGAGAAAACTCGATCTAACGATTGAGTACGCCCCATTCAGTCTTACAGCACTGACGCTGTAAAAGACGCAGTAAAGGAAACATCATGATTCAAGTTGTTGGTCACAAGAACCCAGACAGTGATAGCATTTGTTCTGCACTTGTTGGTGCTGAACTTCTTAAAGCTCGCGGCCTAGAAGCGAAAGCTGTTCGTCAAGGCGAACTAAACCGTGAAACTCAGCACATCCTAAAAACTGCTGGTGTTGATCAACCAGAAATGTGTACTGGCGTTGCTGGCGAAAAAGTATGGTTAGTTGATTACTCTGATCTAGCACAAGCACCAGATGACATCGCTGATGCAGAAATCGTTGGTATTGTTGATCACCACCGCCTAGGTGATGTGATGACAGTTAACCCACTGGAAGCATGGATCTGGCCTGTTGGTTGTACTTGTACCATCATGTTCAACCTATTCAAGATGGAAGAAACTGAAATCACGCGTGAACTTGCAACACTGATGATGTCTGCAATTCTTAGTGACACTGTTGGTTTTGCTTCTCCAACTTGTACTCAAAAAGACAAAGATGCAGTAGCAGAGCTTGCTCCACTAGCGGGTGTTGAAGATCTTGATCTATTCATCAAAGAGCTTCTAATTGCTAAAACTGACATCCAAGGTCTATCTGCATCTGAACTTGTAGAGAAAGATCTTAAAGCATACCCATTCAAAGAGCGTAACGTTGTTGTTGGTCAAATCGAGCTAGCAACATTAGAGCAAGTTGACGCGATGATTGAAGAGCTAAACGCTGATCTACAACGTCGTTGTGACGAAGAAGGTCTAGCAATGGCAGCTCTAATGCTAACTGACATCACCACAAGCACAACTCGCCTACTTTACAAAGGTGAATGGAATGCAACTTTAGATACACACGCTAAAGATGGCATGCTAATGATGGCAGACACGCTAAGCCGTAAGAAACAAGGCTGGCCGTGGCTACAAACAGTACTTGCTTAATCTGCAAGCTATTGTAATAACATTAAAAAAGGAGCACATTGTGCTCCTTTTTGTTTAAGTGAATTTAGACACAATTTAGTCAGTAGGCATGCCTACGATGACTCATTGGAATTTTGAATCAGCTCTGCAAAATGACTCACAAACTCCCTTCCGACTACCTTTCCTTCACGGTAATCGACTTCTAAATCATCTTTGTCACTTAATAACGCTCGACTTTTTAGGCCCTTCTCAGGCGCAATTTGGATCACTTTCAAGCCGTCAGGTACGTTAGCCAGAAAATCACACTGTTCACGATAACTTTGATAATACTGCGTCAGCATTTCAATAACGTCAGCATTCTTACCTTTCCCAGTTAACTTTAAGAATCGCTCCATATTATTATGAGCAAGCCATTTCCAGCTACCGTTGTTTGTTTTGGTTAAACGCTTTTCTTTGTGGTTTTGCAAAAACAATTTCACTTTCTCTGGTAAATGAGAATTTGTTCTCAACTCATCAGAGAAATCAGCATCTTGTTGAACACTGTCTTCATCATCTAGCCTTTGCTTCCACAGCTGGAATCGCTGTGACAAGTCTGAATGTGCAGCTCGTAATTTACCAATCGATGGATTCCGATTAATTTTGTCGATGTAATCAGGAATCGACTGCTCAATTTTGTCACGCCAGTCATCGAACATATCATCCCATTCATCTTGCTCTTCTACTGGTTCAGTACGAATTACGATGACTAAATCAGCTCCACGACGCCATGCTTCTTGCACAGGCACAGCAGCACTAACGCCACCATCAACCCACTCAAGATCATTTATATTTACTGGCTGATTATAAAGGACGGGGATAGCGCAAGATGCTCTTAATACATTCTTCCAATCATCATCAAACATCGGTAAATAAATATCTTCTAACGTATCTTTTCGTGTTGTTGATGCTAGAGCAACGCGGTTGGTCAATACGGCTTTGGCTTTATCAATATCTAATGGAAGCGAGCCTGTTGGTGAAACACATTTCAGCGCCCAATCTAAGTCCATAGGCTTTTGCTGACTCAGGTACTTGTAGAGATTAAAAAAGTCATCTTGGGTCGTGTAGTTAACAATAAAGTTGTAGCCAAACCGAGGCTGACGGCTGATATAAGATGAGAGGTTTAATGCGCCAGCTGACGTACCAATATAAAGGTCAAAAGGGTCAAAACCAGCTTCTAAGAAGGCGTCAAATACACCAGCAGTAAAAATACCTCGCTGGCCTCCCCCCTGAACGACTAAAGCAATTTTCTTATACTCAATACCCGCTAATTGGCCGGTAATTTGATCTACTATATGTAAATCTGATTGTTTTAAACTAAATGATAAGCGATTTGTCATATCCAATACACGCAGTGCTATCAGAGGCTAAGTAACCAATATATCATCAATTATTGAATAAAGATGGAACGAGACACCATCAATGTCTCGTTTAATAAGAAGAGTGTATTTTGCGCATTTCCTACCGCAACGCAGTGACAATCAAAGCTATACAATTAAAGCGATTATGCCAAAACAGAAATAAATGAGAACGTTGCGACCACACCCAATGCAGCAGTAACAGCAACTAGTGCTAGTTTTAAATCAATATCCATAATCTAATCCCCTATACAACGTGATGTTTTAACATCTTTGTAACTCTAGTTTAGGCGCAGTTCAAGTTTAAGCGTGAATTATATGCGAGAAGTGCAGATTGCTGTCACAATATCGCTACAAATCAATACTAAATAGAAGGCATAACAATGCGATTACTCTCTCGTTATATCATTCCACTCAGTATCGTTTCCTGCTTCCCAATCAGCAGCTTAGCAAATACAGAAAAAATCTATGTTACACCTGCGATTGGCTACACCTACTCGGGCACAATGAAGAATGACGCAGGTGACAACATTTCCGTCAATCATGCTGCAAGCTATAACATTGCAGTCGAAACCGATATCGAACCTGGTCGAGTTGGCTTTTTCCTTAGCCATCAAAATACAGATACCGAAGAAGTGACGGGCAATAGTCAATTCACCTACCTCCACTTTCAAAGCTCCCTACGCTTTCAACCTACGCAACAACTAAAAAGTTACTTTGGCGCAAGCCTTGGTGGCACCTTTGTTAATGCATCGTGGTCTGAAAAAGATCTGTTCTTCTCTGGAGGCTTATTTGGCGGCATTGAATATGAGATGACTAAAAATGCAAGCATTGTCTTAGAAGGTAGGTGGCTGGCCAATGTTGTAAAAAGTAATACGACAGCTATCTGTACACTGCCAACAGGGAATGAAACATGTAAGATCTCTATCGATTCAAACTTATTTAGCCAGTTTCAAACCAATCTAGGGATGCAGTTTTCTTTCTGATTTTTGTGAATAATTTTTCATTTGGCTGAAAATATCACTGTTTGTCGTACCGAGTGCGGTCTCATACTGATTTCTGGTGGTTTTACAGCCAATAACACTCAAACTGAAAATAAAATATATCGCTAGATATGAGCCCCCCACTAGTGATTTAAACCAGAATGTATTTTTATGCATGGAATCACTGCCAAATCAACTCCCCCTTGCAATAGTTAACACTAAAGCCCAACCTTGTTAACAAAGTTACACTCTATTGCTTTACATTTTTTCTCTCGTTACTCTCGGTATATCAACACGGTTTAACAATCCATAAATCGTGTACAAAAATGGAAATAATCAGCATTTTTCTCTAGATTTTATTTACGAAATAGAGAATAGCAGTACAAAAGGAGTTGTTTATGAAGAGAGAACAATGGGGCTCACGCGCTGGATTCATTCTTGCCGCGGTAGGCTCAGCCATCGGATTGGGTAACATCTGGCGTTTCCCATACATGGCTTATGAAAACGGCGGTGGCGCATTTTTTATTCCTTACCTTTTTGCCATGCTTTCTGCCGGTATCCCTTTCATGATTATGGAATTCAGCCTTGGTCATAAATTACGTGGTGCTGCACCGCGAGCTTTTTCAAAGCTGGGCGGAAAACTTGAATGGCTTGGTTGGTTCCAAGTATTTATTGCTGCCATTATCGCGGTTTATTACGTCGCTATTATTGGTTGGGCTATTTCTTATCTTGGTTACTCGTTTACACAAAGCTGGGGCGCAGACACTAACGCCTTCTTCTTCAGCGAGTACCTGCAACTGGGTGACAACTCACCAAGTAATCTAGGTAGCCTTCAGCTACACATTGCAATTCCTATGGTACTGGCTTGGGGTATTACGTTTGCCGCTATCTTTACCGGTGTAAAAGGCGGTATCGAACGTGCATCTAAAATCATGATGCCACTACTCTTTTTGATGGTTGTGGGACTCATTGGCCGAGTGCTATTCCTACCAGGTGCTATGGATGGTCTTAATTACTTGTTCCAACCTGATTTCAGTAAGATTCTAGACGCCAAAGTATGGTCTGCAGCGTACGGTCAGATCTTCTTTACGCTAAGTGTCGGCTTTGCAATCATGATTGCTTACTCCAGCTACTTGCCTGAAAAATCTGACATTAATAATAACGCCTTCATGACGGTATTAATTAACTGTGGTTTCTCTATCACTGCGGGTGTCTTGATTTTCGGTGTACTAGGCTACATGGCTCAAGAACAAGCTAAACCGATAACAGAGGTAGTTTCAGCAGGTGTCGGTTTGGCCTTCGTGACCATTCCAGCAGCGATTAATCTACTTCCAGCACCTTATATCCTTGGTCCATTGTTCTTCTTTGCGTTAGTTGTGGCGGGGCTTAGCTCTCACATCTCCATCATTGAAGCAGTGACATCGGCCATTATTGACAAACTAAACTGGAGCCGTAAAAAAGCCGCATCCGTGGTGTGTGGTACAGGTTTCGTTGTATCGCTAGCCTTTGCTACCAACGGTGGTCTATTGCTACTAGATTTGGTGGACTACTTCATCAATAACGTAGCACTGCTTGCAAGCTGCTTGGTTGAACTGATTGTTATTGCATGGCTATTTAAAATTTCAGATATACGTGATTACGTGAACAAAATTTCTGAATTCAGCATTGGTAAATGGTTCGAAATCTGTCTTCGTTTCCTAAGCCCTGCAATGCTAGCCATTATTCTGGCAACAAACTTGGTCAACACCTTTACCGACGGCTACGGTGGCTACGCAACATCTGACCTATTAATGCTAGGTTGGGGACTGGTAGCAGCAATGTTTATCGTCGCTGTCATCATTAACGTGACATCTAAACCCGTAATCCAAAAGGAGGCTTAATATGACTACAGGTGCAATCATCATGATGCTATTCGGCCTTGGGATCACATGGGGAGGCGCAGCTTACTGCATCTCTGTAGCGATGAAGAAAAATCGCCAATAATCTAGCTTCATCTAGAAACAATAAAGAGGCTCACTTTTGAGCCTCTTTTTATTTGTATCGACGATTAACACTAAGGAATGCCAAACCCGTATCATTTTAATAAAGAATTCTTTTCTTTCTGTCAATCAAGCCATTACAATCAAACAAATACCAAGCGCACCTCCAACACGTGCTATATGGTCAATAATAACAATGACTTTCTCAAGGATTGGCAATGAAGTTACCTGCTCTACTACTCTCTTTAGCCTTAGTACCTACAACAGCTATGGCGGCTAGCGATACCTGCTTAAGCAATAAATATCACCAGTATATTGATGCTTCTTTGTCATGGTACGAAAGCCTAGTTACCCTATCAGTCCAAAAAGACAAGAACCTACAAGAAGTTGGCCAATGGTTTTTAGATGGGCGTAAACACCACTTTGAACTGAATCGCCAGGCATTTGATTGGTTCTTAGAAAATGATCAGTCTCGCTTAGATTTTTCTCAATCTGTCGAATCTTGGTTGAAGCTTTCTCAACAAGACGTTAAAGCCATTGCGCAGCAAGATGATGAGTTAGGTAAATTTGCTAAACAGGCATTTGATGATCGTCAAAGTACACCACATGCAAAAAACTACGAGTTACGTAGTGCTTTTGCTGATCTACTTTCACATCCTGGTGATATTGAGAAGCCATTAAATGCTTACAATGAAAAAATCACTAAGATTGAAAGTATCGAATGTAAATAATTGATCCAACTAGGCCACCACCCCGTATAATTGTCATAGCTGTTTGTATTCTTACAACTAATAAGAATACAAACCTCTTTGGGCATGATGCCCTCATACTGTGATAACAAGGATGTTATATGAAAAGATACTCGCTTATCTGCCTCGCTGTCATATCAGCATCAAGTTATGCTGGCAGACCCAATATGGATTGGGAGCCTGGTTTTGGCGGTGAAATATCCGTTATTACGGGTTATACGCGCTCAACCTCACAATTTAATACTGATAACAAAACACTCTCTTCCCCCAATGAGAAAGCGTCGACCCAAGATAGCTTTCTTATTGCACCGCTCGGCACGCTGAATTACACATTCGAATCTGCCGACCAGCAAATCTTCTTTGGTACTCGTCGTTCTGATATTGCGCTAGGGCGCTTTCATTTAGAACTCGGATTCCGCCAAAAGTTTGAAGACACAGGCACATTCAGTTTTAGTTTCGTTCCTGGCTTGTTAAAGCAAAAAACATGGGCCGATCCCTTTATCTTGAATGATGAACGTGAAGAAACCAAAGTCAAAACTCGTGCACTGCGTCTAACCGCAGAAAAAATTATGGGCTCGAATTTTTCTGGTGAGCTTGCGGTAGGTCACCAAAGTTATGGCGATGAAAAAAGCGGGTTCGCTAACTTCAGCAAGCAAGATCAAGCATTGCTCGATCGTGATGCTAACATTTTGTTTGCTCAAGGCTCCTACAGCCAATTCATAGGTCGAGGCATGATGCTACGCGGCGCAGTAAACTACACTCGCGTTGATAGCGAAGGTGAAGCTATGGCCCACACTATCTATGGTGGTGAAGCCAGCCTTATACAATTATTCCGTTCATCTAGCTTTGCATTCACCGTTAGCTATGATCACGCCGCATTTGATACTGCTAACCCTGTGTTTAATAAAGAACAAAAAGACAACCGCTGGGGGGCTTTCTTAGCATACGAATATCGCCAACCTTTCGGGTGGAAAGATTGGTCTGCAGTTTCGCTGCTTGGCTACAATCAATCGCAGTCCAATATAACCTTCTATGATGAAGATAGTTTGCTGGTAAGCGTAGGCTTAAACTACAAGTTTTGAGTAAATAACCAGCGATTTAACCTTAATTACACCCTCCCCCCCTATTTATGAAAAATAAGTTTTGTGGGAGTTTGTGGCGAATATGTTATAAGTAAGGAAATTTTTCAGTTAGAAAGCGTATGGTAGTGGATAACCGACAAGCAGACGCGTCGTTAGCATCGATGCATCGCATTTTTACAGTGCCCGAAGCACCCGACTCAACGCTGGGTGCCATTGAGCTGGACATTTCCCAGAACCTCAATGAATTTCTCCGTCACCACATTGCGGCGGTAGAAAAACCTTTGGCCGAAATTGAGAAGGATTTCTCAAGCGCTGATATTCCCGAAACACCGAGTTTTGTTTCCGATCACACCCAATTTTTATTAGACAAGTTAGTGGCGCAATCGGTGCATACTTCTGCACCAAGTTTTATTGGTCACATGACTTCGGCATTACCCTACTTCTTAATGCCGCTATCAAAAATCATGATTGGTCTGAACCAAAACCTAGTGAAGATCGAAACCTCTAAAGCCTTCACACCATTAGAGCGTCAAGTGCTTGGGATGATGCATAATCTAATTTATGACCAAGCAGACGATTTCTACACCCAGTGGATGCACAGTGCCAACCACTCTTTGGGATCATTCTGTTCAGGTGGCACAATCGCTAATATCACTGCACTTTGGGTTGCCCGTAATAACGTACTGAAAGCAGATGGTGAATTCCGTGGCGTCGCACAAGAAGGTCTATTCCGTGCGATGAAGCACTACGGCTATGAAGATCTCGCTATTTTAGTCTCAGAGCGTGGCCACTACTCCTTGAAGAAAGCCGCTGACGTATTAGGTATTGGTCGTGACTGTGTTATCCCTATCAAAACTGATGAAAATAACCGTATTCGTACCGACGATCTAACTAAAACGTTAGCTGAGCTTGAAACTAAACGTATCAAACCTATTGCGATTATTGGGGTAGCTGGTACGACGGAGACTGGTAATATCGATCCCCTTGATGAACTCGCCTCTATTGCTGAACAGCACCAATGTCATTTCCATGTGGATGCAGCTTGGGGTGGCGCGACATTAATGTCGAATAAGTATCGTCATTTACTCAAAGGGATTGAACGCGCAGACTCTGTTACTATCGATGCGCATAAACAGCTCTATGTCCCTATGGGCGCTGGCATGGTTATTTTCAAAAACCCAGCCTCAATGACATCTATCGAACATCATGCAGAATACATACTACGTAAGGGCTCGAAAGATTTGGGTAGTCATACCCTTGAAGGTTCTCGTAGTGGTATGGCAATGTTGTTATTTGCTAGCCTCAATATTATAAGTCGCCCAGGGTATGAATTACTGATCAACGCCAGTATTGAAAAAGCTGAGTACTTTGCTGATCTAATCAACCAGCAAGATGATTTTGAATTAGTCACTGAACCCGAATTGTGTCTACTGACTTATCGTTACGTACCTAAAGCCACCCAGCAAGCTTTATTACTCGCGACAGATGATGAACGTAATACATTACTAGAAGCACTCAATGACTTGACGCAGTTCATTCAAAAACGTCAGCGCGAATCAGGCAAGTCTTTTGTCTCTCGTACACGTATTCATCCAAAGCAATGGCAACGTAAAATAACGACTGTCTTTCGTGTTGTATTAGCGAATCCTCTTACTAGTCACGACATCTTACATGCCGTACTAAAGGAGCAAAGAATACTCGCGCAAGACAGTGAAATAAGCCTGCCTGCAATCAAAACATTGAGCCAAACTATTCTTAAACGCCATAAAGAGTGAGCATTTTCACCATAAAATCAGTATCACTCAGCTCGGCTGAGTGGTACTTGGTGTTTTAATATACGAATAAACAGAAAAAAAATTTAAAAATTTATTTACCCACCCAATGAATCGCCCAATTTTCAATCAACTTCCCTTCACAGTTACTCATTTAATCGCTATTCCTAATACATAACCACTGCCATTTCTCTCAAAACTTAGCGTGACGGAATGAGATCTATGTCGCTCTGCGATTAGAAAGTAAACAACTGCTGTATCAATTACATACAGGCGAGATCTGTGTCACATTTATTACTCATTAATAAGCCGTAATATAAATTGATCATTATCAATAAAAGTGCAGATTAGCGCGCACAAAAAAGCCGCTATACAGTGTATAACGGCTCAAATATGAAAATTTATGAATATTTCAATCAACACAAATCAATAACTTGCATAACGAAATAAACCAACGTTTAGTCACCAGCAAACA containing:
- a CDS encoding sodium-dependent transporter, with protein sequence MKREQWGSRAGFILAAVGSAIGLGNIWRFPYMAYENGGGAFFIPYLFAMLSAGIPFMIMEFSLGHKLRGAAPRAFSKLGGKLEWLGWFQVFIAAIIAVYYVAIIGWAISYLGYSFTQSWGADTNAFFFSEYLQLGDNSPSNLGSLQLHIAIPMVLAWGITFAAIFTGVKGGIERASKIMMPLLFLMVVGLIGRVLFLPGAMDGLNYLFQPDFSKILDAKVWSAAYGQIFFTLSVGFAIMIAYSSYLPEKSDINNNAFMTVLINCGFSITAGVLIFGVLGYMAQEQAKPITEVVSAGVGLAFVTIPAAINLLPAPYILGPLFFFALVVAGLSSHISIIEAVTSAIIDKLNWSRKKAASVVCGTGFVVSLAFATNGGLLLLDLVDYFINNVALLASCLVELIVIAWLFKISDIRDYVNKISEFSIGKWFEICLRFLSPAMLAIILATNLVNTFTDGYGGYATSDLLMLGWGLVAAMFIVAVIINVTSKPVIQKEA
- a CDS encoding MetS family NSS transporter small subunit codes for the protein MTTGAIIMMLFGLGITWGGAAYCISVAMKKNRQ
- a CDS encoding DUF2860 domain-containing protein, with the translated sequence MKRYSLICLAVISASSYAGRPNMDWEPGFGGEISVITGYTRSTSQFNTDNKTLSSPNEKASTQDSFLIAPLGTLNYTFESADQQIFFGTRRSDIALGRFHLELGFRQKFEDTGTFSFSFVPGLLKQKTWADPFILNDEREETKVKTRALRLTAEKIMGSNFSGELAVGHQSYGDEKSGFANFSKQDQALLDRDANILFAQGSYSQFIGRGMMLRGAVNYTRVDSEGEAMAHTIYGGEASLIQLFRSSSFAFTVSYDHAAFDTANPVFNKEQKDNRWGAFLAYEYRQPFGWKDWSAVSLLGYNQSQSNITFYDEDSLLVSVGLNYKF
- the panP gene encoding pyridoxal-dependent aspartate 1-decarboxylase PanP; this translates as MVVDNRQADASLASMHRIFTVPEAPDSTLGAIELDISQNLNEFLRHHIAAVEKPLAEIEKDFSSADIPETPSFVSDHTQFLLDKLVAQSVHTSAPSFIGHMTSALPYFLMPLSKIMIGLNQNLVKIETSKAFTPLERQVLGMMHNLIYDQADDFYTQWMHSANHSLGSFCSGGTIANITALWVARNNVLKADGEFRGVAQEGLFRAMKHYGYEDLAILVSERGHYSLKKAADVLGIGRDCVIPIKTDENNRIRTDDLTKTLAELETKRIKPIAIIGVAGTTETGNIDPLDELASIAEQHQCHFHVDAAWGGATLMSNKYRHLLKGIERADSVTIDAHKQLYVPMGAGMVIFKNPASMTSIEHHAEYILRKGSKDLGSHTLEGSRSGMAMLLFASLNIISRPGYELLINASIEKAEYFADLINQQDDFELVTEPELCLLTYRYVPKATQQALLLATDDERNTLLEALNDLTQFIQKRQRESGKSFVSRTRIHPKQWQRKITTVFRVVLANPLTSHDILHAVLKEQRILAQDSEISLPAIKTLSQTILKRHKE